Proteins found in one Aethina tumida isolate Nest 87 chromosome 1, icAetTumi1.1, whole genome shotgun sequence genomic segment:
- the LOC109595610 gene encoding mediator of DNA damage checkpoint protein 1 isoform X3, translated as MDDNEEEIGRLSTTMDKDENIQVAFLKVNGKSYPVFEGLNLIGRSPHIHINIPRMEVSKQHAVLTIIKGGKHYISDLKSTNGTKCDKVNLRPYSLYEVYHNVVIEFGDLTAKYEIIDQIGPTSLMKHKVGQITQSQSESFYQASTQNISNKVTSSPIHESTMENIHEVATQILDVGNMSNIDNSVKSRLTINEIDETIYNNTLRNSMGVSAVMNDSDNESIDLLTGLNTSETQNNNQVNNGASEDSNQSSKDSETRISEPKQESPNTTISIEDSETDIDNDSDSDDYIHTSQLQRRVSYRFNSIDEEDNESQVHTSQLKKRVRNRILSSQSTTDDETDIEISNSPKRQKLVEKHTALTDLDDSDFIPATQDIQPINKSQNKQKSICKEFILTELAEEVQENSNQHLSVTKSINNSSKPSNTINTSQKASTSKELNSAEIEELLGSASGPPKKINTSQKPSTSKELNSAEMEALAHESMLSEFSMDALILSATEDLQEKMQLEHSLSSTDKNKEIVTFAQTKEDELYKMPTQKLLDNLHKTDKIPPETDVSDLDNADVFLHPTQKLGQRRSHTTSESVKAKNSENPILNYQKNEKKLAENEKTDNEELNHNGENYEDIYLACTQKLIADSNETNNILKPKEISTENLTDNTDDECIVVIDNLSDDSDELLLATQKLVHKEDNDLLDENVNKNEEEKNNDDIFFASTQKLISTLCNSKKETVETNKEPKPEENVTDHPLNPNDDVYSEETQILSQQYGNNHENNFATCKQTPNVSEKNVNLDSNLTHKPEKLLEYPVEEISEDVFLMATQPNSNVISNSAEPVLQNNVTVNQNKEHEMSKSTDEKLRENVIVDKEDIYFIVPNHKMGDSNETDEVQIKESSVVSVSHHNAECFDDDVYDKPTQQLLASNIEQAKKAETSVGVSQHNLKCLVEDDDVFDMPTQQLSTSNAKSDPDTSKSMETSVNTVPQHNVQCLVEDDDVFDMPTQQLSSSHAKSDPSTPKTMATSVNTMSQHNVQCLVEHDDVFDMPTQHLSTSNAKSVPDTSKTTDTSIDIELQHNVQGLVEDQDVFDMPTQQLSISNAKSVPDTSKTTETSVDIVSRHNVQCLVEGNDVFDMPTQRFSSNNDKSVPDTSETTENSVDKVLQHNVQYLVEDDDVFDMPTQQLSTNNAESVLYTPKITESLVGTVSQHNAQPLIENDDVFNKPTQQLSINNATLVPVTAKIIEIVDTVSQRNEECPINDDDVFDKPTQQFTTNNTVLVPDTTNTSPKKYYETTQKLIAELDDFTQMEVTFPSQNVTLIPDDKKRPANPLSSLIGPETQLDTQSIEEGNSESNDSIGKFQDSSSDLQPSNSRRSKISSNKRVSDSSSKKKSGRPPKRRRTSNKDGENEKDSPEKKTNKSSKYDKNEEDSSEKLMNSEAQSSTITNLQTSRTRKTKKSSKSDENEKDSSEKLMNNESQNMSLPYLPTSRTRKTKKSSKSDENEKDSSEKLMNNESQNMSLPYLPMSRTRKTKKSSNYDENEEDPPEKLMTNEAQNSNVCNLETSRTRKTRKSRKSDEKEENSSEKLMSSEAQNLSILTSQKSKTRKTKKSSKSDENEEDSSEKLMTSEAQNVTLLNLQTSKTSKKQKTGKEIEAVVTVKVRDRKSMVTVEVEDSTTENAEQRLNNNLTGRRKTNKRKQPDSESSFQDRTDTSTDTLESDVSRLSSNRRKSKATEKNSIVNVAFTHMDNPQLNSFVKTLGGNIVDSVDDCTVVVTENVKRTQKLLTAIGQGKPVCSPQWIRDSKKNGEFLDPWQYILKDAEAEAKWEFELKESILRATRSKLFANYVVHIMWDDRVEVLKAAIGSCGGKCVLRMPTKDCPERNNYIIVSPRENQKKYLQVLKKKPDAKVVDIEAIFDGILRQELRLDKFSIL; from the exons ATGGATGATAATGAAGAAGAAATTGGAAGATTGAGCACCACAATGGATAAGGACGAAAATATTCAA GTGGCATTCTTAAAAGTAAATGGGAAATCATACCCAGTTTTTGagggtttaaatttaattggacgAAGCCCTCATATTCATATAAACATTCCTCGAATG GAGGTGAGCAAGCAGCATGCTGTGCTGACAATCATTAAAGGCGGAAAACATTATATAAGCGATTTGAAATCCACAAATGGAACTAAATGCGACAAAGTCAATCTTCGACCATATTCTCTGTATGAAGTATACCATAATGTTGTAATTGAGTTTGGTGATCTAACAGCCAAATATGaaatt ATTGATCAGATTGGACCTACAAGTCTGATGAAACATAAGGTTGGCCAAATAACCCAGAGTCAATCTGAAAGCTTCTATCAAGCTTCCACACAAAACATTTCAAACAAAGTTACATCTTCACCTATACATGAGTCTACCATGGAAAACATTCAtgag gtaGCAACTCAGATACTGGATGTTGGAAATATGtctaatattgataattctgtgaaatcaaGATTAACTATTAATGAAATAGATGAAACAATCTATAATAATACCCTACGGAATTCAATGGGTGTCTCTGCAGTTATGAATGATAGTGACAATGAGTCAATTGATCTTTTAACAGGATTAAATACCTCTGAAACACAAAACAATAATCAAGTAAATAATgg CGCAAGTGAGGACAGTAATCAGTCTTCTAAGGATTCTGAAACTCGCATCAGTGAGCCTAAACAAGAATCTCCAAACACCACAATTAGTATCGAAGATTCTGAAACAGATATAGATAATGATTCTGATTCAGATGATTATATTCATACCAGCCAACTCCAGAGAAGAGTTAGTTACAG GTTCAACTCTATTGATGAAGAAGACAATGAATCTCAAGTACACACCAGCCAATTAAAGAAGAGGGTACGGAATAGAATATTATCGTCCCAATCAACAACTGATGACGAAACTGATATCGAAATTAGCAATTCTCCAAAGAGACAAAAATTAGTTGAAAAACATACCGCACTTACTGACCTAGATGATTCTGACTTTATTCCAGCCACACAAGATATTCAACCTATTAACAAATCACAAAACAAGCAGAAAAGTATTTGTAAAGAGtttattttaacagaattggCGGAGGAGGTTCAAGAAAACTCCAATCAACATTTAAGTG ttacaaaatcaataaataactcAAGTAAGCCTTCAAATACAATTAACACATCACAAAAGGCATCTACCTCGAAAGAATTAAATTCTGCGGAAATTGAAGAACTGTTAGGTAGTGCAAGTGGGCctccaaaaaaaattaacacatcACAAAAGCCATCAACGTCGAAAGAATTAAATTCTGCGGAAATGGAAGCGTTAGCGCATGAGAGTATGCTTAGTGAATTTTCAATGGATGCATTAATTCTTTCAGCCACTGAAGATCTCCAAGAAAAAATGCAATTAGAACACAGTTTATCATcaactgataaaaataaagaaatagttACTTTCGCACAAACCAAAGAagatgaattatataaaatgccaACTCAAAAACTGTtggataatttacataaaactgataaaatacCGCCAGAGACTGATGTATCAGACCTTGATAATGCTGATGTGTTTTTACACCCAACTCAAAAATTAGGTCAGCGACGTTCACATACGACTTCAGAATCAGTAAAAGCTAAAAACTCGGAAAATCCAATATTGAATTATCAgaagaatgaaaaaaaattggctgaaaatgaaaaaaccgATAATGAAGAATTAAATCACAATGGAGAAAATTATGAGGATATATACTTAGCATGTACGCAAAAATTAATCGCAGACTCGAATGAAACTAACAATATACTCAAACCAAAAGAGATTTCTACAGAAAACTTAACAGACAATACAGATGATGAATGTATTGTtgtaatagataatttatctGACGATAGCGATGAATTACTATTAGCAACCCAAAAATTGGTGCATAAAGAGGATAATGACTTACTGGATGAGAACGttaacaaaaatgaagaaGAGAAGAACAATGATGATATCTTTTTTGCGTCTACCCAAAAACTAATATCAACCTTATGTAATTCGAAAAAAGAAACAGTTGAAACTAATAAGGAACCCAAACCAGAAGAAAATGTCACTGATCATCCATTAAATCCCAATGATGATGTTTATTCAGAAGAAACACAGATATTGAGTCAGCAATATGGAAATAATCATGAGAATAATTTTGCAACATGCAAACAAACACCAAatgtttcagaaaaaaatgttaatttggaTTCTAATTTGACACACAAAccagaaaaattattagaatatccGGTTGAAGAAATCAGTGAAGATGTGTTTCTAATGGCGACTCAACCTAATTCAAATGTAATATCCAATTCTGCAGAACCTGTACTTCAAAATAATGTAAcagttaatcaaaataaagaaCATGAAATGTCCAAATCAACAGATGAGAAACTACGAGAAAATGTCATTGTAGACAaagaagatatttattttatagtgccaaatcataaaatgggAGATTCAAATGAAACTGACGAAGTACAAATAAAAGAATCTTCAGTAGTTAGTGTTTCACATCACAATGCAGAATGCTTTGATGATGATGTGTATGATAAACCAACTCAACAATTGCTAGCTAGTAATATTGAGCAAGCAAAGAAAGCAGAGACTTCAGTAGGTGTGtcacaacacaatttaaaatgtcttgTTGAAGATGATGATGTGTTTGATATGCCAACTCAGCAATTGTCAACTAGTAATGCTAAATCAGATCCAGATACATCAAAATCAATGGAGACTTCAGTAAATACTGTACCACAACACAATGTACAATGTCTTGTTGAAGATGACGATGTGTTTGATATGCCAACTCAGCAATTGTCATCTAGTCATGCTAAATCAGATCCTAGTACACCAAAAACAATGGCAACATCAGTAAACACTATGTCACAACACAATGTACAATGTCTTGTTGAACATGATGATGTGTTTGATATGCCAACTCAGCATTTGTCAACTAGTAATGCTAAATCAGTTCCAGATACATCAAAAACAACAGACACTTCAATAGATATTGAGTTACAACACAATGTACAAGGTCTTGTTGAAGATCAAGATGTGTTTGATATGCCGACTCAGCAATTGTCAATTAGTAATGCTAAATCAGTTCCAGATACATCAAAAACAACGGAGACTTCAGTGGATATAGTATCACGACACAATGTACAATGTCTTGTTGAAGGTAATGATGTGTTTGATATGCCAACTCAGCGATTTTCATctaataatgataaatcaGTTCCTGATACATCAGAAACAACAGAGAATTCAGTAGATAAGGTATTACAACACAATGTACAATATCTTGTTGAAGATGATGATGTGTTTGATATGCCAACTCAGCAATTATCAACTAATAATGCTGAATCAGTTCTATATACACCAAAGATAACAGAGTCTTTAGTAGGTACAGTATCACAGCACAATGCACAACCTCTTATTGAAAATGATGATGTGTTTAACAAACCAACTCAGcaattgtcaattaataatGCTACCTTAGTTCCTGTTACtgcaaaaataattgaaattgtagATACTGTTTCACAACGCAATGAAGAGTGCCCTATAAATGATGATGATGTGTTTGATAAACCAACTCAGCAATTCACTACTAATAATACTGTATTAGTTCCGGATACAACAAATACAAGTCCAAAAAAATACTATGaaacaactcaaaaactaaTTGCAGAATTGGATGATTTTACGCAAATGGAAGTAACTTTTCCAAGTCAAAATGTTACATTGATTCCTGATGATAAAAAGAGACCTGCAAACCCATTGTCATCTTTGATTGGTCCTGAAACTCAATTAGACACACAAAGTATAGAAGAAGGTAATTCGGAATCCAATGATTCAATTGGTAAATTTCAAGATTCATCTAGTGATTTACAACCTTCCAATAGTAGACGAAGCAAAATATCTTCCAATAAGAGAGTTAGTGATTCGTCTTCAAAAAAGAAATCGGGTAGACCTCCCAAAAGGAGAAGAACATCTAATAAAGATGGTGAAAATGAAAAGGATTCTCCTGAAAAGAAAACTAACAAATCtagtaaatatgataaaaatgaagAGGATTcttctgaaaaattaatgaacagtGAAGCTCAGAGTTCCACTATTACTAATTTGCAAACGAGCAGGACAAGAAAAACCAAAAAATCTAGTAAAAGTGATGAAAATGAAAAGGATTCatcagaaaaattaatgaacaatgAATCTCAGAATATGAGTCTTCCCTATTTGCCAACAAGCAGGACAAGAAAAACCAAAAAATCTAGTAAAAGTGATGAAAATGAAAAGGATTCatcagaaaaattaatgaacaatgAATCTCAGAATATGAGTCTTCCCTATTTGCCAATGAGCAGGACAAGAAAAACCAAAAAATCTAGTAATTATGATGAAAATGAAGAGGATCCTcctgaaaaattaatgaccAATGAAGCTCAGAATTcaaatgtttgtaatttggAAACGAGCAGAACGAGAAAAACCAGAAAATCTAGAAAAAGTGATGAAAAAGAAGAGAATTcttctgaaaaattaatgagCAGTGAAGCTCAGAATTTGAGTATTCTTACTTCGCAAAAGAGCAAAACAAGAAAAACCAAGAAATCTAGTAAAAGTGATGAAAATGAAGAGGATTCCtctgaaaaattaatgactAGTGAAGCTCAGAATGTCACTCTTCTTAATTTGCAAACGAGCAAGACAAGTAAAAAACAGAAAACGGGAAAAGAAATTGAAGCTGTTGTTACAGTTAAAGTGAGGGACAGGAAATCTATGGTTACGGTGGAGGTAGAAGATTCGACAACTGAAAACGCAGAGCAAAGATTGAACAATAACCTAACTGGAAGAAGAAAGACTAATAAACGAAAGCAACCTGACTCGGAGAGCTCCTTTCAGGACCGTACAGACACATCTACGGATACTCTTGAATCCGATGTATCACGTTTATCTTCTAATAGACGAAAATCGAAAGCAACAGAG aAGAATTCAATTGTAAATGTAGCATTTACACACATGGACAATCCACAATTGAATTCTTTTGTGAAAACTTTGGGaggaaatattgttgattCAGTCGATGACTGTACGGTGGTTGTAACGGAAAATGTCAAGAGAACCCAAAAATTACTCACTGCCATTGGTCAAGGTAAACCTGTATGTTCTCCACAATGGATTCGAGATTCAAAAAAGAACGGGGAATTCCTAG atCCAtggcaatatattttaaaagatgctGAAGCTGAGGCAAAATGGGAATTCGAATTGAAAGAATCAATTCTTAGAGCGACAAGAAGCAAATTATTTGCGAATTATGTGGTGCATATAATGTGGGATGATAGAGTGGAGGTTTTAAAAG ctGCTATTGGATCCTGTGGTGGTAAATGCGTTCTCAGAATGCCAACAAAAGATTGTCcagaaagaaataattatattattgtctCACCCCGTGAAAATCagaagaaatatttacaagttttaaaaaagaagCCAGATGCTAAAGTTGTAGATATAGAGGCAATATTCGACGGAATACTGAGACAAGAATTGAGACTGGATAAATTctctatattataa